From the Pontiella agarivorans genome, one window contains:
- the flgG gene encoding flagellar basal-body rod protein FlgG → MERAMWSSVTGMRASEMSLDNIANNLANINTTAYKPGKVAFQDMLYSTLTTPGATNGDSEIPAGIQLGHGTKVAEISKQFTQGALRETGGDLDLAIEGQGFFEVVMPDGTSAYTRDGSFRATSTGDVVTVEGYRVANFPSIPSGTTEVTLAPDGSVTMLVNGSSVSGQQISLARFANPEGLRSMGHNLYMETDASGTAETGLTPGENGMGQIMQRYLETSSVNAAEELVNMILTQRAYEANSKAIKASDEMSSIANNLQR, encoded by the coding sequence ATGGAAAGAGCAATGTGGTCATCGGTTACGGGAATGAGAGCGTCGGAAATGTCGCTCGACAACATCGCTAATAATCTAGCGAATATTAACACTACGGCCTATAAGCCGGGAAAAGTGGCCTTTCAGGATATGCTGTATTCCACGCTAACCACCCCGGGAGCTACGAACGGGGATAGTGAGATCCCGGCGGGGATTCAGCTGGGGCATGGCACGAAGGTGGCGGAAATATCCAAACAATTCACCCAGGGTGCACTGAGGGAAACCGGCGGTGATCTGGATCTGGCCATCGAAGGACAGGGCTTTTTCGAGGTCGTCATGCCGGACGGCACTTCGGCGTATACCCGTGACGGTTCTTTCCGGGCGACCTCGACCGGTGATGTGGTTACCGTGGAAGGGTATCGGGTTGCCAATTTTCCGTCCATTCCCAGCGGCACCACAGAGGTTACGCTGGCACCGGACGGTTCGGTTACGATGCTGGTGAACGGCTCCTCGGTTTCCGGGCAGCAGATTTCGTTGGCGCGCTTTGCCAATCCGGAGGGGCTGCGCAGCATGGGGCACAATTTATATATGGAGACGGATGCCAGCGGAACCGCGGAAACCGGGCTGACGCCGGGCGAGAACGGGATGGGGCAGATTATGCAGCGCTATCTGGAAACATCCAGCGTGAATGCCGCCGAAGAGTTGGTGAACATGATCTTGACGCAGCGGGCCTATGAGGCCAACTCAAAGGCCATTAAAGCCAGCGATGAGATGTCGTCGATCGCAAATAATTTACAGAGATAA
- the flgA gene encoding flagellar basal body P-ring formation chaperone FlgA, translated as MKRFLFILIVLGGFTVSLRAETMMFLKSSVEVNGKDVLLGDLVVDSKLIPKDWAARRVMAAPPAGEATYYSLTAVAQGLARYEDMTRVTLSGEPVLTIARRDRVMEKDEFYKPLCDYLSKNEPWKNNDFDVNILNIPRNTRIPAGETTFEIKQFDRKTSKGYSVAYVSVMVDGMEEVEVPVGIEIQFLSEVWVVARNLERGHILTESDLRSEMHAIDSNGNYLSSQEQVTGYEVSRALTAGDLLRSNAVSKPLCVKRGDWVAINALSKNLHVTLRGKAMANGRLGDRIMCVNERSQRQVLVELTGSGNGVLVRL; from the coding sequence ATGAAACGGTTTTTATTCATTTTGATCGTGCTGGGTGGTTTTACCGTTAGTCTCCGGGCGGAAACCATGATGTTTTTGAAGAGCTCTGTTGAGGTGAATGGCAAGGATGTTCTGCTGGGCGACCTGGTGGTGGATTCAAAACTTATTCCGAAGGATTGGGCGGCCCGTCGTGTCATGGCAGCTCCGCCGGCAGGCGAAGCGACCTATTATTCCCTTACGGCGGTGGCCCAGGGATTGGCTCGTTACGAGGATATGACGCGCGTGACGCTGAGCGGTGAGCCTGTGCTGACCATTGCCCGGCGGGATCGGGTGATGGAAAAGGATGAATTCTATAAACCGCTGTGCGATTACCTCAGCAAGAACGAGCCTTGGAAAAATAACGATTTCGATGTCAATATTCTGAATATTCCCCGCAATACGCGAATCCCCGCGGGCGAAACCACGTTTGAAATCAAGCAGTTCGACCGGAAAACGTCAAAAGGCTATAGCGTGGCCTATGTCTCGGTGATGGTGGATGGCATGGAGGAAGTCGAAGTGCCTGTGGGGATCGAAATTCAGTTTCTCAGCGAGGTGTGGGTGGTGGCGAGAAATCTCGAGCGCGGACACATTCTTACTGAATCCGACTTGCGCAGTGAAATGCACGCGATCGACTCCAACGGAAATTATTTATCGAGTCAGGAACAGGTGACCGGGTATGAAGTTTCCCGTGCACTAACTGCCGGAGACCTGCTCCGCAGCAATGCGGTAAGTAAGCCGCTGTGCGTCAAACGAGGTGACTGGGTGGCGATTAATGCGCTCAGCAAAAATTTACATGTCACCTTGCGCGGGAAGGCGATGGCGAATGGCCGTCTGGGCGACCGCATTATGTGTGTTAACGAACGTTCCCAACGTCAGGTACTGGTTGAATTAACCGGTTCGGGCAACGGGGTATTGGTCCGATTGTAG
- a CDS encoding flagellar basal body L-ring protein FlgH has translation MKRIIACVLCLATAAMAEEGGLAKRMYADRTARQVGDLVTVAIEEQSSVQKDASDDRSKSADGNMSFNFPGMEANGKAMWDALRLPEWSVGASKNYSASGGKASSDAFSASITVHITEKLPNGNLMIMGDRKVNIDGDIILFTLSGMIRPDDINRSNTVLSSRIAGAAITYETVGEFGKSQRKGLFSRTLDWIIPF, from the coding sequence ATGAAACGAATTATTGCATGTGTGCTCTGTCTGGCAACGGCGGCAATGGCTGAAGAAGGCGGGTTGGCTAAGCGGATGTATGCCGACCGTACTGCGCGTCAGGTCGGCGATCTGGTGACCGTTGCAATTGAGGAGCAATCTTCCGTTCAGAAAGATGCTTCCGACGATCGCAGCAAGTCTGCAGATGGGAATATGTCGTTCAATTTTCCGGGGATGGAAGCCAATGGAAAAGCCATGTGGGATGCGCTCAGATTGCCGGAATGGTCTGTAGGGGCCTCCAAAAATTATTCCGCTTCCGGAGGCAAAGCGAGTTCCGATGCTTTTTCTGCATCGATTACGGTGCACATCACTGAAAAGCTGCCGAACGGGAACTTAATGATTATGGGGGACCGTAAGGTGAATATCGATGGCGATATTATTCTGTTTACCCTCAGCGGAATGATTCGGCCTGACGATATTAACCGCTCGAATACCGTACTTTCTTCACGGATTGCCGGGGCAGCGATTACCTATGAAACCGTGGGTGAGTTTGGCAAAAGCCAACGCAAAGGGCTGTTTTCACGTACGCTGGATTGGATTATCCCGTTTTAG
- a CDS encoding flagellar basal body P-ring protein FlgI, whose protein sequence is MKTQKNSNRLLSICCVALFLLALPVSAQLGAAQVRLKDLVRIQGVERIDLVGYGVVVGLNKTGDKDIELAKRTVSNLMKNFNIFIDSSDISSKNVAVVMVTASVEPFHRRGDRVGIQVASMGDATSLQGGILLMTPLLDPDGKTYAIAQGALVVGGYSAGVGGPGGSTETKNFPTVGRIPNGATLKFDHDVEFIKEGKLELVLRQPDFTTAQRIAEVVSSVSHNGSVAEDAGTVRITIPKDVLEVGLTSQFISTIESLRVTPDRRARVVVNERTGTVVLGGEVMISTAIVAHGNLTVRVGSTQGVSQPGAFSRVGETAVIEDVQTEVVDEPAKIMVVPRTTSVQELADVLNQLGASPRDLISILDALQNLGALQMELITL, encoded by the coding sequence ATGAAAACGCAAAAAAATAGTAACCGGCTGCTTTCAATATGTTGCGTAGCCTTGTTTCTGTTGGCCCTCCCGGTGAGTGCCCAGCTTGGTGCGGCGCAGGTTCGGCTCAAAGACCTGGTTCGGATTCAAGGAGTTGAACGGATTGATCTCGTTGGATATGGAGTGGTGGTTGGTCTGAATAAGACCGGGGACAAGGATATCGAACTGGCCAAGCGGACGGTATCAAACTTGATGAAAAACTTTAATATATTCATCGATTCAAGTGATATCAGCAGTAAAAACGTGGCGGTTGTCATGGTTACGGCGTCCGTCGAGCCGTTTCATCGCAGAGGCGACCGGGTGGGTATTCAGGTGGCTTCCATGGGCGATGCCACATCGTTGCAGGGGGGGATTTTGTTAATGACTCCTCTGTTGGATCCTGACGGAAAAACCTACGCCATAGCGCAAGGCGCACTGGTTGTTGGTGGTTATAGCGCCGGCGTAGGCGGTCCGGGGGGCTCCACAGAAACAAAAAATTTCCCGACGGTCGGCCGTATCCCCAATGGAGCAACCTTGAAATTTGACCACGATGTTGAATTCATCAAAGAGGGGAAACTTGAGCTTGTGCTGCGTCAGCCGGATTTCACGACGGCACAGCGTATTGCCGAAGTGGTTTCTTCGGTTTCCCACAACGGATCCGTTGCCGAGGATGCCGGAACGGTACGGATCACGATCCCGAAAGATGTTCTGGAGGTCGGACTGACCAGCCAATTTATATCAACCATTGAATCGTTGCGGGTTACCCCCGATCGCCGCGCACGGGTGGTGGTTAATGAGCGAACCGGAACGGTGGTATTGGGCGGCGAAGTTATGATCAGCACAGCGATCGTGGCACATGGTAATCTGACGGTACGCGTGGGTTCCACTCAAGGCGTGTCCCAGCCCGGCGCCTTTTCTCGAGTGGGTGAAACGGCAGTTATTGAGGATGTGCAGACCGAGGTGGTAGACGAACCGGCCAAAATTATGGTCGTGCCTCGCACCACCAGCGTGCAGGAACTCGCCGATGTGCTGAATCAACTGGGAGCGTCGCCGCGCGATTTGATCTCAATTCTTGATGCGCTGCAGAATCTCGGCGCATTACAGATGGAACTCATAACTCTTTAG
- the flgK gene encoding flagellar hook-associated protein FlgK → MSGLNDLLQLSGTGLRAYQNQINVFSNNIANVSTSGYSRRSLDLETGIPDDGLGTGVQSGEVSRLYNIMGRNALLQELPNAGYHTEMSTYLSDLESLIGGGTGGLDQALNDFETALQDAIASPEDLAARTVLLQSASSLASGLNQLDSALEKVDSLWGTTADTVDELNGLTAQLQDLNRNITRAESAGRSVPDLLDQRDQLVQELAAQANVAVSPDYRITLGGQELVSADGLNRQELTVDTANAFSVNGTDITSSVTGGKLAARVAAADTATALKNQINTLAETLISETNSVFDTAYNLKGERPADLGYTFFTGTDASDIAVDTNLYDPANPMGAHPERVALAATRASDGPPPVPNAGDNTAGLSLFATLDGSLSALNDQSLSGFLTQIETTLGGAVNEETQLAAGSASVVEMFDNQMLSVSGVNLDEELLNLMSAQKAYEACARVMSTASSLLDTLITLGR, encoded by the coding sequence ATGTCTGGATTGAACGATCTTCTCCAACTCAGCGGCACCGGACTGCGTGCCTATCAAAATCAAATCAACGTTTTCAGCAATAACATTGCGAATGTCAGCACGAGTGGTTACAGCCGTCGTTCGCTCGATCTTGAAACAGGTATTCCTGATGATGGATTGGGCACGGGGGTTCAGTCCGGCGAGGTGTCGCGGCTCTACAATATTATGGGCCGCAATGCGCTTTTGCAGGAGTTGCCGAACGCCGGTTATCATACTGAAATGTCGACGTATCTTTCGGATCTGGAATCGCTGATCGGCGGGGGAACCGGTGGTTTGGATCAGGCCCTTAATGATTTTGAAACGGCACTGCAGGATGCGATTGCTTCGCCGGAGGATTTAGCCGCACGCACCGTATTGCTGCAAAGTGCTTCTTCACTGGCGTCTGGATTGAATCAGCTCGATAGTGCGCTGGAGAAGGTGGACAGCCTGTGGGGTACCACGGCCGATACCGTCGATGAACTCAACGGATTGACGGCTCAGCTGCAGGATTTAAATCGAAACATCACCCGTGCCGAATCGGCGGGACGATCGGTTCCGGACCTGCTTGATCAGCGCGATCAGCTTGTGCAGGAATTGGCTGCTCAGGCCAATGTGGCCGTTTCGCCGGACTACCGCATTACGCTGGGTGGGCAGGAGCTGGTCTCTGCCGACGGACTCAATCGACAGGAGCTGACGGTGGATACCGCTAATGCTTTTTCTGTGAACGGGACAGATATAACGTCATCGGTGACCGGCGGAAAATTGGCTGCACGGGTAGCTGCGGCAGATACAGCAACGGCATTGAAAAATCAGATCAATACCCTGGCCGAAACCCTCATTTCTGAGACCAATTCCGTTTTTGATACGGCTTATAATCTGAAGGGTGAACGTCCGGCGGATCTGGGCTACACCTTTTTTACCGGGACGGATGCAAGCGATATTGCCGTGGATACAAATCTTTACGACCCCGCCAATCCCATGGGGGCTCATCCTGAACGGGTGGCCCTTGCGGCAACACGCGCAAGTGACGGTCCGCCGCCGGTTCCCAACGCAGGTGACAATACAGCGGGTCTGTCGCTTTTTGCTACATTGGACGGATCACTCAGCGCACTGAACGATCAATCATTATCGGGGTTCTTGACGCAGATTGAAACCACGCTCGGTGGCGCGGTGAACGAAGAGACGCAACTGGCGGCCGGCAGTGCAAGTGTTGTCGAAATGTTCGACAATCAGATGCTCTCCGTCTCCGGCGTCAACCTTGATGAAGAACTCTTGAATCTGATGAGTGCGCAGAAAGCCTACGAAGCCTGCGCACGTGTGATGTCAACGGCAAGCAGCCTGCTAGACACCCTTATAACTCTCGGACGTTAA